A genome region from Actinobacillus arthritidis includes the following:
- a CDS encoding sugar transporter, with protein sequence MITRKEQRRLSFLRVFAFSLSAFIFNTTEFIPVALLSDIAASFSMETATTGLMITAYAWVVFLASLPFILLTAKVERKRLLLVLFAVFIVCHAISYFATSFAMLLVSRIGIALTHAIFWSITASLVIRVAPKDKKQQALGLLALGSSLAMILGLPLGRMIGQAFGWRETFALIGIIALGIMLVMWKLLPHLPSKNSGSLASLPILIKRPMLIGIYLLTVVVISGHFTGYSYIEPFMVKISQTSEQTGTAILLVFGLAGVVASFLFGRLYPKAPKKFIIVNMALIMLMQLCLLPFSDHLVAMFGIVFIWGIGITAMSIALQMQVLDLAPDATDVATAIYSGIYNVGIGGGALIGSQVIQHIGLPYIGLIGSGLAGIAILWFVFISLRYRVIK encoded by the coding sequence ATGATAACAAGAAAAGAACAGCGCAGACTTTCATTTTTACGGGTATTTGCATTTTCACTGTCCGCATTTATTTTTAATACCACGGAATTTATTCCAGTAGCCTTACTTTCGGACATCGCGGCGAGTTTTAGTATGGAAACGGCAACAACCGGCTTAATGATCACTGCTTATGCATGGGTGGTGTTTCTTGCTTCTTTACCTTTTATCTTGCTTACCGCAAAAGTAGAACGAAAGCGTTTGTTGCTTGTGTTGTTTGCGGTATTTATTGTGTGTCATGCGATTTCTTATTTCGCCACCAGCTTTGCTATGTTGTTGGTGTCTCGAATTGGGATCGCACTTACTCACGCTATTTTCTGGTCAATAACTGCTTCGCTAGTGATTCGAGTTGCACCGAAAGATAAGAAACAACAGGCACTAGGGCTATTAGCGTTAGGTAGCTCATTGGCGATGATTCTCGGCTTGCCGTTAGGGCGAATGATTGGACAAGCATTCGGTTGGCGTGAAACTTTTGCTCTGATTGGTATTATCGCTTTAGGCATTATGTTAGTAATGTGGAAGTTATTACCGCATTTACCAAGTAAAAACTCGGGCTCATTAGCCAGTTTGCCGATTTTAATCAAGCGTCCGATGTTAATCGGTATCTATTTGCTCACGGTAGTCGTGATCTCTGGGCATTTTACCGGCTATAGTTATATCGAACCATTTATGGTGAAGATCAGCCAAACGAGTGAGCAAACCGGTACGGCAATTTTATTAGTGTTCGGCTTAGCCGGTGTGGTGGCAAGTTTCTTATTCGGGCGTTTGTATCCGAAAGCACCGAAGAAATTTATTATCGTGAATATGGCACTCATTATGCTAATGCAACTCTGTTTATTACCATTTAGCGATCATCTTGTAGCGATGTTCGGTATCGTGTTTATTTGGGGAATTGGCATTACTGCGATGAGTATCGCATTGCAAATGCAAGTGTTGGATCTCGCACCGGATGCGACCGATGTAGCAACGGCAATTTATTCAGGTATTTATAATGTTGGGATTGGTGGCGGAGCATTAATCGGTAGTCAAGTGATTCAGCATATCGGCTTACCTTATATCGGATTAATTGGTAGCGGATTAGCAGGGATTGCGATCTTGTGGTTTGTATTTATTTCGCTACGCTATCGAGTGATCAAATAA